In Bradyrhizobium erythrophlei, a single genomic region encodes these proteins:
- a CDS encoding neprosin family prolyl endopeptidase: MTTSVNRPRYVETKGQGHSLNEIAVQGGTKADNIAEVGWIVSTDFNGDADPHIFVFHWVDGIGKGYDGYGWVQFSNRYYPTQNISALVGREIYVGYVLYKGNWWAWFDGDWLGYFPESLWGTNFGTATLVQWFGEVATDNGVPPQIEMGDGKLPPPPTAAHMFNVCDVDVTAWTCFVRNDQQISPPAAPKFYSISQTGFGDLRYGGPGQ, translated from the coding sequence ATGACGACTTCTGTCAACCGCCCCCGTTATGTCGAAACCAAAGGGCAGGGACATTCGCTGAACGAAATCGCCGTTCAAGGAGGAACGAAAGCGGACAACATTGCCGAAGTCGGCTGGATTGTCTCAACCGACTTTAACGGTGACGCTGATCCGCACATTTTCGTGTTTCACTGGGTCGATGGGATCGGCAAAGGCTACGATGGCTACGGCTGGGTCCAGTTCAGCAATCGCTATTATCCAACGCAGAATATCTCCGCACTTGTCGGCCGGGAAATTTACGTCGGGTATGTCCTGTACAAGGGCAATTGGTGGGCCTGGTTCGACGGCGATTGGCTCGGCTACTTCCCAGAATCACTGTGGGGAACCAACTTCGGCACCGCCACACTTGTTCAGTGGTTCGGCGAGGTTGCGACCGACAACGGCGTGCCTCCGCAGATAGAAATGGGTGACGGCAAATTACCGCCGCCACCGACCGCCGCTCATATGTTTAACGTTTGCGATGTTGACGTAACGGCATGGACTTGCTTCGTGCGCAACGACCAGCAGATTTCCCCGCCCGCTGCACCGAAATTCTACAGTATTTCTCAAACTGGTTTTGGCGATCTGCGCTACGGCGGGCCAGGACAATGA
- a CDS encoding HD domain-containing protein: MATDPIDVLILVALTEEARIFHRDGFYPLREQPNLESFPYHAFDYVDDGGHRRTGMFVVAGEIGPRIRDAAVVFAREYSPKFVLNVGISGMIKDAKVGDVVVPTHLNVIDHRSAAQDDNEGGYEILTGGKPAPVSSIASSIVNSVPFQEANKIDGLFAFARASSVKLTEEEKRNLRTWQSRNKLAEAPAIVSGPFAISNMLMKSEKFKESVLRRSDRNYVAADMESGLISDGLLALKVPPPFYAIRAISDPATSEKAEYDAIGKGVIRQWAMANARQTVKLLLRQPKLFGAEQASLAKASLVHSADYSSDYPGQRIVTSLEPSDFDDRFANLELSKTSSRGPDEVLGSMKFSEFAVRVCGKVRKGRFLVQGRGGGGKSAVLKATQLYVRRMALSPETVFLNVRNVCSEAKSSTLEATLLQRINRDAPNLIGSQRSVVIFLDELFGHDDEPPLLDLLEELLAENEPTFIFAFGRDHFELITTANDSSKEPYIFDLSFDLVVDLKAISIRDEERAKSVIAGMAKTCGFEAKLSSVEILASLKRLGFSYLNHFVISIFLDNFEKLAFTKLENGTLFVLRSMENLYFDTYGRIKDPSFNLICVEAMRSYCRALAKSNAKAERRTKAADRYSEAFAHFPRVVQTALIAQATVYILAEFNKVDTAFRSLGMDEKAFLGLVFSDDVNKNVKDLLSDPRIEETVLAAARKILSKLEPPGLSYALYLFGRARSAKGKRAAQAAFDDVAPHLLDRTEMPKEEQSMKFWRLARRSLQISRSMNQNREATDSYISDVLSDPYEDGLNRSFHLEYYRDHQSTGMTVELELEDKGGSWSRTRHILGQRISDALKGASKEYDRICILTYFSLVRFRHEKGNLATADREEELGLITRVLGSDINLGDRLRAFLVMVHNSLSKPVYSSIDAILELYALKSLPRAGWIERKFSEKGEVIETVASHVFGTMLLAELLCNCVTPPVTEEERSKILQLLVYHDLAEAYIGDYTPADGATKAKEGPAIERIATLATYQNLSRLTEIATRWREFELGTDRCGALARDFDKLDAVFQAFAYIERFSIPEDRRQFIAYCRDQIASPSLREIAEEIFRRATHFSS, translated from the coding sequence ATGGCAACTGATCCGATTGATGTGCTTATTCTGGTCGCTCTGACGGAGGAAGCGCGAATATTTCACCGCGACGGCTTCTATCCCCTTAGAGAGCAGCCAAACCTCGAATCTTTCCCGTATCACGCCTTCGATTATGTCGATGACGGGGGACACCGGCGTACGGGGATGTTTGTCGTCGCGGGGGAGATCGGCCCCCGGATAAGGGATGCAGCTGTAGTCTTCGCTAGGGAGTATTCGCCAAAATTTGTTCTGAATGTCGGTATCTCGGGGATGATCAAGGATGCGAAGGTGGGAGATGTAGTGGTTCCCACGCATCTTAATGTCATCGACCACCGGTCTGCTGCGCAGGACGACAACGAAGGAGGCTATGAAATTCTGACTGGCGGAAAGCCTGCGCCCGTTAGCTCTATAGCCTCGAGCATCGTAAATTCAGTGCCGTTTCAAGAAGCGAATAAGATCGACGGCCTCTTCGCATTCGCTAGAGCGTCGAGTGTGAAGTTAACTGAAGAAGAAAAGCGAAATCTAAGGACGTGGCAATCTAGAAACAAGCTTGCTGAGGCACCCGCGATCGTCTCGGGGCCGTTTGCCATTAGCAACATGCTGATGAAATCGGAGAAATTCAAGGAGTCGGTGCTGAGACGATCTGATCGCAACTATGTAGCGGCGGACATGGAGAGTGGACTGATCTCAGATGGCCTGTTGGCGCTCAAAGTGCCACCCCCATTTTATGCCATACGCGCCATTAGTGATCCGGCGACGTCGGAAAAGGCAGAATACGATGCCATCGGTAAGGGTGTGATCCGCCAATGGGCAATGGCTAACGCACGTCAGACGGTGAAGCTCTTATTGCGCCAACCCAAGCTGTTTGGAGCGGAGCAAGCGTCGTTGGCTAAGGCCAGCTTGGTACACAGCGCGGATTATTCATCGGACTACCCGGGCCAGAGGATTGTCACATCCCTTGAACCGTCTGATTTTGACGATCGCTTTGCGAACCTCGAACTAAGCAAGACTTCCTCGCGTGGGCCTGACGAGGTGCTTGGTTCGATGAAATTTTCCGAATTTGCTGTTCGAGTTTGCGGAAAGGTAAGAAAAGGACGGTTCCTCGTTCAAGGGCGAGGTGGCGGCGGAAAAAGTGCTGTGCTCAAGGCAACGCAATTGTACGTCCGGCGGATGGCGTTGTCACCCGAAACAGTTTTTTTGAATGTTAGAAACGTATGCTCGGAAGCGAAGTCATCTACTCTAGAGGCAACGCTGCTGCAGCGGATCAATCGCGATGCCCCAAATCTGATCGGTTCACAGCGTAGCGTTGTTATTTTTTTGGATGAGTTGTTCGGCCACGATGACGAGCCGCCGTTGCTAGATCTGCTTGAGGAACTCCTTGCTGAAAACGAGCCGACCTTCATCTTTGCGTTTGGCCGAGATCACTTCGAACTAATTACAACAGCCAACGATTCGTCCAAGGAGCCATATATCTTTGATTTGTCGTTTGATTTGGTGGTCGACCTCAAGGCGATTTCCATTAGGGACGAGGAGCGCGCAAAGTCCGTGATTGCAGGAATGGCGAAGACCTGCGGCTTTGAGGCAAAGTTATCATCAGTTGAGATCCTGGCCTCACTGAAACGGTTGGGCTTCTCCTATCTAAACCATTTCGTCATCTCAATCTTTTTGGACAATTTTGAAAAACTCGCGTTCACGAAGCTGGAGAACGGCACTCTCTTTGTTCTTCGCTCCATGGAAAATCTGTATTTCGATACATACGGGAGGATCAAAGATCCGTCTTTCAATTTGATTTGTGTCGAAGCAATGCGTTCCTATTGCCGTGCATTGGCGAAATCAAACGCGAAAGCTGAACGACGGACAAAAGCGGCAGATCGATATTCAGAAGCTTTCGCACATTTTCCACGAGTTGTTCAGACGGCCCTTATAGCGCAAGCGACGGTCTATATTCTTGCTGAATTTAATAAAGTGGATACTGCCTTCAGGTCGCTCGGAATGGACGAGAAGGCTTTTCTGGGACTGGTATTTTCTGACGACGTGAACAAAAACGTCAAAGACCTCCTGAGCGACCCCAGGATAGAGGAAACCGTTCTCGCAGCCGCGCGGAAGATCTTGAGCAAGCTGGAGCCCCCGGGGCTGTCGTACGCTCTCTATCTTTTCGGCCGTGCCCGATCAGCGAAAGGAAAACGAGCAGCTCAAGCCGCATTCGACGACGTCGCGCCTCATCTCCTCGACCGGACCGAAATGCCGAAAGAGGAGCAATCGATGAAATTTTGGAGATTGGCGAGGAGATCGTTACAAATTAGCCGCTCAATGAACCAAAACAGAGAGGCGACCGACTCTTACATTTCCGACGTTCTGAGCGATCCTTACGAAGATGGTCTCAATCGTAGCTTCCATCTCGAATACTACCGCGATCATCAAAGCACCGGCATGACAGTTGAATTAGAGTTGGAAGACAAGGGAGGTAGCTGGTCTCGAACACGACATATTTTAGGGCAGAGGATCAGCGATGCGTTGAAAGGCGCCAGCAAAGAGTATGATAGAATTTGCATTCTGACTTACTTTTCGTTGGTTCGCTTCCGCCACGAGAAAGGCAATCTTGCGACTGCGGACCGAGAGGAGGAGCTTGGGTTGATAACTCGAGTGCTCGGAAGCGACATTAACCTCGGTGATCGTTTAAGGGCGTTTTTGGTTATGGTCCACAACAGCCTCTCCAAGCCGGTATATTCGAGCATCGATGCTATACTTGAGCTGTATGCTCTAAAATCGTTGCCGCGAGCAGGGTGGATCGAACGAAAATTTTCCGAGAAGGGAGAGGTGATTGAAACGGTTGCCTCGCATGTTTTCGGAACCATGCTATTGGCGGAGCTACTATGCAATTGTGTTACGCCACCGGTGACTGAAGAAGAGCGCAGTAAAATCTTGCAACTGCTCGTCTATCATGATCTCGCAGAGGCTTACATAGGTGATTATACGCCAGCTGACGGCGCAACAAAGGCCAAGGAGGGGCCGGCAATAGAAAGAATCGCCACTCTCGCGACGTACCAGAATTTATCTCGACTAACCGAGATCGCGACGCGATGGAGGGAGTTTGAATTAGGAACCGATCGATGCGGGGCCTTGGCGCGTGACTTCGATAAGCTCGATGCGGTTTTCCAAGCGTTCGCTTATATAGAAAGATTTTCAATTCCGGAAGACCGCCGCCAATTCATAGCCTACTGCAGAGATCAGATTGCGTCTCCTTCTCTCCGAGAGATTGCGGAAGAAATTTTTAGAAGGGCTACTCATTTCTCAAGCTGA
- a CDS encoding glycoside hydrolase domain-containing protein, protein MKALDADQDVTKCLKFIISDEYDAVGRYYSSNPQKRLTKNEALAISTAGLQIFTVFEDGARPALTKAAGQRDAKIALKQATDVGQPKGTAIYFALDSELDTEDLPGVRAYFSGVSSIINGAYLLGVYGDGVVCDALLSDGACQHAWLSASRGFPGSKQYYSSKKWSLAQDPNIDEAYHGLSIDNNEINGDFGAFSVKQAAQVAARAASPATDTPWMDWMRRHRGEVQQTGAKPTAFTEEIFSHTSYGALNGFTPESCAATVCAALEETGYRSTKSAAAKSYVTYGTACDLKPGCIVVFQWPDGGHHVDFCDEIVDASVIRGLGGNQGHALQDSNFLRKFIIATRWPVIATAAKITNRRPQASRPVVDYSHMPLGKRHARHDPRVPMLAAYLPLAALPAPPDSVDWFSDVDDWGMMQNDVLGDCTCAAVGHTILQWTTYTKAPRRLSDDDVVKLYEAVGGYNPENKSTDQGAVEVDVLNHWLNQGVNGDMLAAYASIEVGNVTAIKDAIHWFGNVYIGLALPLSAQTQDVWSVPPGGAAGLGAPGSWGGHAVPVVGYDQRGLLCVTWGQLKRMTYQFWSAYCDEAYALLSRDFIETSNTTPDGVNWTQLQADMQSLKVGYSSAQLIKHL, encoded by the coding sequence ATGAAAGCACTGGATGCGGACCAAGACGTCACTAAGTGCCTGAAATTTATCATTTCCGATGAATATGACGCTGTCGGCCGCTACTACTCTTCAAATCCGCAGAAGAGGCTGACCAAAAATGAAGCACTAGCGATCAGCACTGCAGGCTTGCAGATTTTCACGGTCTTCGAGGACGGGGCGCGGCCAGCTCTGACCAAAGCTGCCGGCCAGCGCGATGCAAAAATTGCCTTGAAGCAGGCGACGGATGTCGGGCAGCCGAAAGGGACCGCGATCTACTTTGCGTTGGATTCCGAACTCGATACCGAGGATTTGCCGGGTGTGCGCGCTTATTTCAGTGGCGTTTCGTCGATAATCAATGGCGCCTATCTACTTGGTGTCTATGGTGATGGCGTCGTATGTGATGCGCTACTTAGCGATGGCGCGTGCCAACATGCCTGGTTGAGCGCCTCAAGAGGTTTCCCTGGATCAAAACAGTACTATTCAAGTAAGAAGTGGTCCCTGGCGCAGGATCCGAATATCGATGAAGCCTACCATGGGCTTAGTATCGACAATAACGAGATCAACGGCGATTTTGGCGCCTTCTCCGTCAAGCAGGCAGCGCAAGTGGCGGCCCGTGCAGCGAGCCCTGCAACGGATACACCATGGATGGACTGGATGCGTCGGCATCGCGGTGAGGTCCAGCAAACCGGTGCAAAGCCAACCGCCTTCACCGAAGAAATATTCTCACATACGAGTTACGGTGCGCTGAACGGGTTCACGCCCGAGTCGTGTGCCGCAACCGTCTGTGCCGCCCTTGAAGAAACTGGCTACCGGTCGACTAAGAGCGCCGCTGCCAAATCCTACGTTACCTACGGCACAGCTTGCGATTTAAAGCCCGGATGCATCGTTGTTTTTCAATGGCCAGATGGCGGCCACCATGTCGACTTTTGCGATGAAATCGTCGACGCGTCGGTCATACGTGGTCTCGGCGGCAACCAGGGGCACGCTCTGCAAGACAGCAATTTCTTGCGAAAGTTCATCATAGCGACGCGATGGCCAGTGATCGCAACGGCTGCGAAAATAACGAACCGGCGACCGCAGGCATCCCGTCCGGTCGTCGACTATTCCCACATGCCGCTGGGGAAACGGCACGCGCGACATGATCCTCGCGTACCGATGCTCGCAGCATATTTGCCGCTTGCCGCGCTGCCGGCACCGCCTGACAGTGTTGACTGGTTCTCAGACGTCGATGATTGGGGAATGATGCAAAATGATGTTCTCGGCGATTGCACCTGCGCAGCAGTCGGTCACACCATACTGCAGTGGACTACTTATACTAAAGCGCCGCGGCGGCTTTCCGATGATGACGTGGTCAAGCTTTACGAGGCTGTCGGCGGTTACAACCCGGAAAACAAATCCACTGATCAAGGAGCAGTCGAAGTTGACGTGCTCAATCACTGGTTAAACCAGGGCGTCAACGGCGACATGCTGGCCGCCTACGCCAGCATCGAGGTCGGTAACGTCACCGCGATAAAGGATGCCATCCACTGGTTCGGAAATGTCTATATCGGACTGGCACTGCCGCTGTCAGCCCAGACCCAGGATGTTTGGTCAGTGCCGCCCGGCGGCGCTGCCGGTCTTGGCGCGCCAGGTTCGTGGGGAGGGCATGCCGTCCCTGTGGTCGGCTATGACCAGCGCGGCCTGCTCTGCGTCACCTGGGGTCAACTTAAGCGGATGACCTATCAGTTCTGGTCGGCCTACTGCGACGAAGCTTACGCACTCTTGAGTAGGGATTTTATTGAGACCTCGAATACGACGCCAGACGGGGTGAACTGGACACAATTGCAGGCGGATATGCAAAGCCTCAAGGTTGGTTATTCCAGTGCCCAGTTGATCAAACACCTCTAG
- a CDS encoding helicase-related protein → MQERILESLGIPDAEVFVRGVDRPNIALLRWGVPVDERPGVIAQLCRVRMPHRGKVMIFVPTRKIGEALQKHLSEQGLETPFYHSQLSGAWEREQLLKRFSGESRPEVDRIICTSAFGMGLDIKNVRMVIHWQHPSSIEDYLQEFGRAGRDGKASVAVLLHDRSNVRRDTRLLQFMADRAVRNAQLLPAEALAALKHKVAQIDRMARLTTTDGCFREALVGYFTGPKRSARRSFSTWLLELVFADRGVRQQKVVCCDACQQRLIDRQGSLAFVNRALSE, encoded by the coding sequence TCGATGGGGCGTGCCAGTCGATGAACGCCCTGGGGTGATAGCCCAGCTGTGCCGTGTTCGGATGCCCCATAGAGGTAAGGTAATGATTTTTGTGCCAACCCGTAAGATTGGAGAGGCGCTGCAAAAGCATCTTAGCGAACAGGGATTGGAAACGCCTTTCTATCATTCGCAGCTCAGCGGCGCCTGGGAGCGGGAGCAGCTCTTGAAGAGGTTTTCCGGAGAAAGTCGGCCGGAGGTAGATCGGATCATCTGCACGAGCGCTTTCGGCATGGGACTCGACATCAAAAATGTTCGTATGGTCATCCATTGGCAGCATCCGTCCTCGATTGAGGACTATTTGCAAGAATTTGGACGGGCCGGCCGAGACGGCAAAGCCTCTGTTGCAGTGCTGTTGCACGACCGGAGCAATGTGCGGCGCGATACCCGTCTCTTGCAGTTTATGGCCGACCGGGCGGTGCGGAACGCGCAATTGTTGCCTGCCGAGGCCTTGGCCGCCTTGAAACATAAGGTCGCGCAAATCGATCGAATGGCACGCTTAACGACGACCGATGGATGCTTCCGCGAGGCTCTCGTTGGGTATTTCACGGGACCCAAGCGATCTGCACGCAGGAGCTTTTCGACTTGGCTGTTGGAACTAGTCTTTGCGGATCGCGGAGTGCGGCAGCAGAAGGTGGTGTGTTGCGATGCTTGTCAACAGCGCTTGATCGACCGCCAGGGATCGCTCGCATTCGTCAATAGGGCGCTCAGTGAGTAG